tgttgaattgaatttcttttttgacattCTTTGACAGAATGCAAGGTTTGTGCGCTCGATGGTCTAGTATTGTGGTAATAATACACATCTGGGTGAACGATTCCTGCTCTGTTGCTCAAGACTTGGTAGCTGCTTTCTCGCCTAGTATGCTAATAGATCTTGTTCAAATCAGAACTGTTATGGACACGGGTGTGCATACAAAATCCAAAGTATTACAACTGTTTACACGAAGAGTAAAAATACTGCTCATATAAGAGGTCCTAGCCAtaataactttttcatttttgctagGTCCAATCGGTATATGCAAGCGGCAGGTAAACgtaagaataaaaaagtaaaaagaacaaacaaactagacccctctctctctttctctttcttcttttctaaaaacttttctttcttcttcgatTTCTTCTTTCTCGTCTTTtttttggatcaattattttgtggttggttttgtgttttttgtccAACAACGGCACACGTTCAATCACTTCCAACTTCTCTTGCCTTGATGACTGGTTTCTTTACCTCCACATTGCTTTGTTTGCCACAAAATGAACTTGGAATCAACAACATCTTCACTTGTTTTCTTTGACACTTAGGATGGTGGGGTCTCCAATCTCGTAGAGAACGGGCCATCACAAAACAAAAgtggagagaaaaagagagaaagaaagcgAGCAGATGAAAAAAGAAGTGGAgagtaaaacaaaacaaacttaTGGATGAAAATTGTTGTGCATTGTATGTCAAGATATTACAAATATCTAATCAATGTACAACCCTATTGTCAGCAGAAATATGGAAAACTTCTAGCCTAGGATCATgcacaaaatatatacataagtgCAGAATTATAGGGATGTTATAAAAACATATTTGCAGCCGCTATCACAGCATCAGTTTAAGATCGAGAATCACTTTGCACGCTGTCATTGGAAATTTTCTTAATACGCCCCTTCAAACACAACATAGAGGGACAAATGTTGAACTTGTTCCGTAAGAGTGAAAACCGTGTAGAGACCAGTGGTTTAGTTAGCCCATCAGCTAACTGGCCTTTGCTGGAAATGAACTTGACTTCAAGAAATTTTTGTTGAACTTTTTCCTGGACAAAGTGATAGTCAATTTCAACGTGCTTGGTGTGAGCATGGAAGACGGGATTGGCGGTGAAATATGTAGCACCAATGTTGTCGCACCATAAAACCGGACGTTGAGGTAGAAATATATCGAGCTCTTCTAGTAGAGATTGCAACCAAAGTGATTCCGCTGTAGCATGGGCAACATCTTGGTATTCGGCTTCGGTGCTGGATCGAGCCACCATTGGCTGCATTTTGAAACTCCAAGATATTAGATTACGAtccaaaaatatgcaaaatccaGAGGTGGAAACTGGATACAAACTTATGGATAAAAACTGTCGTGTATTGTATGTCTAGATATTACAGATATATAGTCAATGTACAACCATGCTGTCAGTAGAAATATGGAAAACGTCCAGCCTAGCTAGGATCACgcacataatatatacataagtgCAGAATTACAGggatgttataaaaatatatttgcagcCACTATCACAACATCAATTTAAGACCAAGAATCACGTTGCACGCTGTGATTGGAAATTTTCTTAAgggaaatattttagatataaaggaattacataaaaataaatttacaaactgatgtgagtTGATAtgatacatcaaattataaaattatttttattgtaaagtaaatttaatggatcatattaaatcatattagtttatgagttcaattttgtataatctatttatgtagtaattttctttccttaatagatagggagaggaagaaaatgagCGGTTGAAAAAAGATGCGGAGAGAAAAAGAGTGAGAATGtgggaggaagaaaagagtGGGATCCAATTGCGTAGAGTTTTTCTAATTGTTTAGCCAAACCAGAAAAGGACGGAAGAACGAAGTTGGCGAATTTACTCCGAAAGTGGCACCAACGCGAGTGGAAACAAGAAGTCAACCCTCTACTTCTCGCTTCGCAAATAAATGTCAATTACAATCTTCAAAACGTAACTATGATTACTGTTGCAGTTTCGAGGAATACAAGGCAATGGTTTCCCCAAGATTACCGTTCTTCTTCCTCGCCCTTTTAAGATTCACTGCCCATGCTGTCGCGCAGCCTGACGACTTCGTCGACCACAAATGTTTAGACAAGGGCAGCTACGCCTCTAACAGTACCTACGAGGCAAATCTCAACGATCTCCTCTCCTCCCTCAACTCCAACTCTGAATTTGACTATGGCTTCTACAATTCCTCTCATGGTCAAAACTCCGACAGAGTATATGCGATTGGACTTTGCAGAGGCGATGTTAACACAGATACCTGCCGGAGTTGCCTATATAATGCTACCTCTCGTCTCCCACAGAGTTGCCCAATCAAAAGGAGGCAATTGGATGGTACGACTACTGTATGTTACGTTACTCGAATCGCTCCATTTTTGGCATCATGGAAACAGCTCCTTCTTCAATTATTCACAACCCAAATAAAGTATCGGCCACTTATGTGGATCAGTACAATGATGATCTTCGGACCTTGTTTAAAAGCCTAACAAGTCAAGCTGCAGCAGGCGGTTCTCTTATTAAGTTTGCAGCAAACAAGACAACCGTAGCAGAATCAAAGACATTGTATGCGTTTGTGCAGTGCACCCCTGATTTGTCGGAGCAACAATGCAGCGAATGCTTACTCGGGACTATAGTTCAAAACTTTTCACAATGTTGTGATGGTAAGGAAGGTGTGAGAGTGTTCAAACCCAGCTGCAACGTCAGGTTTGAGGTCTTCaactttctttcctctcctccCGACCCTTCCACGCCGTCATCTCCACTTGCACCGCCGGTATCTCCCCCTCCATCATCAAACAATACAAACAccaacaccaccaccaccaccaccacaacaGGTACCCAGGCCATTTTGATTATAACGTACGTTTTTTCCCAATCGAAAGGGTAAAGGGGAAGATTTAAGCCTACTCTCTACGCTTGAATTTGACCATAATAACACTTGTACTAGTTTAAGAACAGAGCAAACACGGCCCAGGATGTATGAATCTCATCTCTCTATCTTAAGATGGTCGAATCATAGCCTCCAATTAAATTCATTTCTGAGCATTACTTCTACGGTTACTTTTACTTGCGATATCAAGAGGCAATGCTAATTCCAAACTTAACCCTCATAAAATGCTCACAGATACATGGTTTTTGcaggaaggaagaagaacacATCTCGGACGATCATCATTATAGTTGTGCCAGCTGTTGTTCTTATGCTGGTAATCATCTCCATTTGCATCTATACAAGATCGAGGAGGCCAAGGGAGAGAGTTGAAAGTAATTGTAAGAACTCTGTATTTCTATTTATGATTCGAAAGTTAGGCAGTCTTCGTAATTCGGAAAGAGAAAAACTTTTCCAGCATCTATTAATTAACAAAGGAAGGACATAAATTTGGGAATAATTCTATATGTGACGATATTTGCTTTTACATTACCATGTGGAAGTATTTGGAAATCAGTTTGTTTTTATCACTTGTGTTGGAGAGCCCATTTCTGGAGAATGCAcgaattataatttatgttaagCATCTTCAATGATGAACTTTAGCCATTCACGAAGTGCTGTCCTGTTTCTCTTGCGAAGTTGTGGATCAAATTAGAAGCATGGAATCCTTGCAGTTCGACTTCGGCACCATCAGAGTTGCAACGGATAACTTTTCTGAAGCAAATAAGCTTGGAGAAGGTGGTTTTGGTGCCGTTTACAAGGTAAATAGATATATTCTTTTGGAGAAGGGTACTAACGACCACTTTAAAGATGctaattttcaaggtttaaccCTTGAATATTAACAGGGTTTACTCTCTAACGGACAAGTTATAGCTGTGAAAAGACTGTCAAGAGAGTCGAGACAAGGAGATTTAGAATTTAAGAATGAGGTCTTGTTGGTGGCCAAACTTCAACACCGTAATTTGGTTCGCCTCTTAGGCTTCTGCTTGGAAATGGAAAGTAATGAAAGGCTTTTAGTATTTGAGTTTGTGCAAAATGCAAGCCTTGATCAATTTCTTTTCGGTATGTTTGCGCTTCTGATTTCATGTCAGTGTATCTTTAATATCTCTTTACTCTCTTGTTAGATTACTCTGTCGcatatttttctcaaatcatTAGCCACATACTTGCTTTGATATGTAGATCCAATTAGACGTGCACATCTTGATTGGGAAACACGTTACAAAATCATCGGAGGCATTGCTCGAGGGATGCTTTATCTTCATGAAGATTCTCGACTCCGTATTATTCATCGTGATCTTAAAGCTAGCAACATCCTTCTAGATGGAAAATTGGATCCAAAAATCTCAGATTTTGGCACGGCAAGAatgtttttatttgatgatcaaaCACGAGAGAATGCAAGCAGAGTTGTGGGGACCCCGTAAGTACTTTTGAAAGGGAAGAACTGATATGTACTTGCTTTGGTAGAAACTGCATCAATAACCTACTAATAATATTGTCGTCAATGTGCAGTGGATATATGGCTCCAGAATATAGAATACATAAGCAATTTTCTGTGAAGTCTGATGTCTATAGTTTCGGAGTACTAGTGCTAGAAATAGTGAGTGGACAAGGGATCAATTCCTTTCGAAGTGGAGAGAATCTGGAGCATCTTCCAAGTTATGTAAGTAAAATCATACTTGGGTACATTTCCCTTGTCTTTTCCTCCAAGTGCACATGCTAGAGGTATTTTCTCTCTGGTATTCATTCAAATTATGTCTTGCAGGCATGGCGAAGCTGGAGCGAGGGAACTGCTTCAAATATTGTAGATTCCAGTATAAGGTCTGGCTCAACAATTGCAATAATGAGATGTATCCACATAGCATTGCTATGTGTTCAAGAAAACGCAGCAGACAGACCAACGATGGCTACGGTTGTTGTGATGCTCAATAGCTCTAACACTCTGCCAGCTCCCTCACGACCTGCATTTTTTATGTATAGCAATATCGAATCAGACATGTCTCCTAATCAGTCCTTGCAAGCTTCAAGAAACGAGGTTTCAGTTACTGATCATCTAGATCCTCGCTAGTATTTGATGGAAGTAATTACACATCTTTATTTAGACATTTGATAAAGACAATGTAGTTCTTGGTTTACTCGAGGTCTAATAATGTTAAGCTCCCGTTTAAATATTAGAAGtgtttcatatcatcttatctcattattacaatttttttaaattataatataaaatataataaacaattcaactttttcaaattttaaaacaataataatattaaaaaataatattttaataatattttattcaacttttaactataatctcatatcatcttaacttactatccaaacaacacCCAATTTTGAACGAGGCAATGTAGTTTTTGCTTTGCTCGATGACTAAAGAGCTACACAACAAGAATCAGTGCACTTCCTTCCCTTGAACCCTCCTCACTCAAATAGAAGTTCAATTCTACAATAATAACCTCGTTTGGttataaagatgagatgagatgagatgagataaaagttgaaagttgaataaaatattgttagaatataattttttaatattatttttgttttaaaatttaaaaaaattgaattttttattatattttgtacgagagtttaagaaaattctaataattatatgacatgatatcatctcatctaccaAACCAAACCAGACCTAAGTCTGTTAACTGGATCACAGACTATAAAGATGTTTTAGAGAACCAAAGATATGATTTTATCTCACACACCAACAATATTATAGAGAGTAGAAGTATTCATATTCCTACCACATCAATcatgaaaacaaataattgacttgatttttgtcACCACTGCGATGTTACGCGAGTGTTATACTTGAAATTTTACAAATAGTTGAATCATATAATCCATTAGAGCAGTGACATTGGTTTAGGTATTAGGCAATTTTGACTAAAGATTGTCAATTTTTGCATGCTAGCTAATGtattcaaaatcaaacccatattggattagttatcCTTCTCTCACATATATAAGTTAAGAGGTTTTATTGCAGAAATgtcaaagggggagattgttaaTGTGAAATGAGTGTGTTGGTACATGCATGTGACAAACCTGGTTCAATTGACTTGTAATTCTCTTGGGTGAAAGTCACATGATGAATGGTTGaagaaaactgaagaaaagaaatggggagAGGAGGGATGCAACATTTCGTTATCTACAGTCAATTCTAGTTTTCATTTGCTGGAATCTATACTTGTCACACAATTATTGGATAGTGTAAATCAACTATACTCACCTCGTCCAGCTCCTAGGGGctctcaaacaaaaaataaaataaaagcataaTCCTTATTGAGTTTCATTTCacaaaaaacagagaaacaaaacaaacagagaAAATGAACCTAACCCAAGTTTTACATACGAAGTTGAACTCAAATAACCACAAACCACACGAATCATGGAGCACCCTAATATGTGCATGAAGCACTAGCGAGGATAGAGCTCAGTAATTGAAGCCTCATTTTGTGATGCCTGCACAGAGCTCCCTTTGGATCTCTCATCTGACTGATCTGTAATCCGTTCGCTATGCTGCCATCCAGATGACATCTCAGATTCCATGTTAGTGTGCATAAAAAATGCAGGTTGTGAAGGCAATGGAAGAGTGGTGGAGTAGCTATTGAGCATGACAACGACTGATGCCATGGTTGGTCTGTCAGCTACATTTTCTTGAACACATAGTAATCCGATGTGGATGCATCTCATTACTTCACTTGTTGAGCCTGGCTTCATTGTCGGATCTACAATATTTAAAGCTGCGTTCTCCCTCCAATTTCTCCATGCCTGTACGATATAATACAAACAGGCAGACAATATCAGAGAGAAGAACCTTctatttatgtattaatttgtttttgtgcaAAGACAAATGCTATAGCAATTACtggaaaattaaggaaaatgcaCGAAGAATGATTCTTACATAGCTCAGGAGATCCTCCACATTCTCCCCACTTCGGAAGCAATTGTTCTTTTGTCCACTCAATATCTCCAATACTAACACACCAAAACTATAGACATCGGACTTCATTGAAAATTGACCATGCATTGCATACTCTGGAGCCATATATCCACTGCACATTGACATCATTAAGGAATTATAAGTTTTGTTTGAATATCAATAGATATCTCCATGATTATCGTCTAACCTCTCAGCTTTATCTCGATTTTGGAAACGGAATAAGCCTTAGTTAGcattttaatcttatttctaTGATGCAAATCATGTAAATATTAGCTCTCCTCAATCATGATACTTACTAGGTCCCCACAATTCTGCTTGTGTTCCCTTGCGTTTGATCCAATACAAACAATCTTGCCATGCCAAAGTCTGCAATTTTTGGATTCATATCTGCATCTAGAAGGATATTGCTGGCTTTAAGATCGCGATGAATAATACGAAGTCTAGAATCTTCATGGAGATATAGAATCCCTCGAGCAACGCCTCCTATGATTTTATACCGTCTTTCCCAATCCAAATGTCCACGTTTGGTTGGATCTACATAtccaagaaaattagaaatttgtAAATCTTCATGCAATTAAGTAAAACATGGGAGAacaaatttcaacaaaacttatggcccaaaaataatagTATGCATACATACAACATCATATGAAATCAGAAGTGCAAACATACCGAAAAGGAAGTGATCAAGGCTTGTATTTTCCACGAACTCATATACTAAAagcctttcctttctttccaaGCAGAAGCCTAGGAGCCTAACCAAATTACGGTGTTGAAGTTTGGCAACCAACAAGACCTCATTCTTAAATTCTGAATCTCCTTGCCCAGAATCTCTTGACAGTCTTTTCACAGCTATAACCTGCCCATCGGAGAGTTTACCCTGATAATATACAAGAGTGAAATGAACAGAACCGTTAGAAAAATGGATAATAAACTTGATTTAACTAATTATTGATACCCCTATGTAGAAGATTATATGTAATTACCTTGTAAACAGCACCAAAACCACCTTGTCCGAGCTTATTTGCTTCAGAAAAGTTATCTGTCGCAAGGCTAATAGTGCCAAAATCAAACTGCAATGATTCGACGCTTCTAATTTCATCCACATGACGACCTTCATTACACGAGGAACATGCCAACATTTAACAAATCAACTGAGTTCATTCTTTAAGATCAGGagcaacaaaatttaaaatatacgCCTACATAGATGAACAGTACCAATTCGAATGGTTTAATATCTAATCTCGTTTTGAAAACATCCACttaaatgaacagtaaataatcAGTATAAAACTGACATAAACATTGTGTGAACAGTGCCAAAACTCAAGTAAACAGTATATAAACAGTAAAAACTGATGTAAACAGTACATAAACAGTATACAATTCAGGTACTCTATGAAACAGTGGGAtgtacacctttttcaaatttcaa
This genomic interval from Juglans regia cultivar Chandler chromosome 3, Walnut 2.0, whole genome shotgun sequence contains the following:
- the LOC109011547 gene encoding putative receptor-like protein kinase At4g00960; the protein is MAISSRWPFFLSAIVILTAQAVAQTNPLFHFCLNDKGNYTSNSTYDKNLNHLLSSLSSDARVNFGFFNSSYGNNSDEVHAIGLCRGDSNSEDCRSCLNNAASVLKQRCPVQKEAILWYDYCMFRYSNRSIFGLMETGPRFYMWNVNNVSANYLDQFNDVLRTLLEGLRDEAAAGGSLRKYAVNNSTSAPEFMTLYALVQCTPDLSEGQCDNCLTGAFGEIPNCCSGKQGGRVIRPSCNFRFEIEQFYNSTAEALPPSISSPLAPPVSSPLPSSNNTNSTSSAGSKSNTSRTVIIIVVPTVAFVVLIFSVCVYLRLRRPREKVESRHVDEIRSVESLQFDFGTISLATDNFSEANKLGQGGFGAVYKGKLSDGQVIAVKRLSRDSGQGDSEFKNEVLLVAKLQHRNLVRLLGFCLERKERLLVYEFVENTSLDHFLFDPTKRGHLDWERRYKIIGGVARGILYLHEDSRLRIIHRDLKASNILLDADMNPKIADFGMARLFVLDQTQGNTSRIVGTYGYMAPEYAMHGQFSMKSDVYSFGVLVLEILSGQKNNCFRSGENVEDLLSYAWRNWRENAALNIVDPTMKPGSTSEVMRCIHIGLLCVQENVADRPTMASVVVMLNSYSTTLPLPSQPAFFMHTNMESEMSSGWQHSERITDQSDERSKGSSVQASQNEASITELYPR